Within Brachyhypopomus gauderio isolate BG-103 chromosome 4, BGAUD_0.2, whole genome shotgun sequence, the genomic segment cgaccctgcgcgaccctgcgcgaacagtgtaggcgtttatactttccgcgcgtcgtgttctccgaaacgatatgtggtagtataaagaaacacccctcaaaaacaggggaaggaacatttacttgatgaattttaatgttgctttcgGTTTCAagtttgaaagtgctggaatttaggctaaagtactttaaaatgcttgaaattgtaactactttgtttcacaacaaatatctgtctgacagaacagttctcttgtattacgttaacaaatacgagcctcttgtaattccaggacgaaacatgagagaacgtgaagacgttaagatttggcgttttgaaaataaaccaccattaaataatgtgattaaaagcgaattatttcgaatcatttcgagtatatgtataaatatctaACTTATTtcagtttatcgtgctgggaaatattgaaatggaccttgaaagtgacttacaagtgctttaattccaccttgtaaaggtgtatgaaccctgcaaacatgactttgttcattgcgcgtggcgcgcgcaaagttacaaaattcgagaggtgcacgacctcgcacaTCCACTgcgcgcgaggccctcacgcacgggcggagccacagcgatgacgtcattttcgccgcgcggaccctcgcgacgcgtcaagtacaAACCAGGCTTTACAATCAAAGCTGTTTACTATGATATTTACAATAcaaaatttacaatattattattattattattattgacaaACATATGCCTAGGTAAAAGATGTTTTCTTATCAGAGATGGGTTGATCAATGAAAGTTTACTGAAGTCATTTCAGTTTTTCACGATCACCTACATGCAAACTGAATGTTTTAACCAGTGTCGAAGGTAACAGCGTAGGACCGGGTTATTTGGGTCTTTCTTTGTTAAGGATGAAGTTTGTTTCTGCCTCTGAGTATTTAGCAGGGCTCTGTTCAAGAGTTCTGTGTTATACAGGATTCCATCTGGCTTTGTGTAATGCCTGGTCTGTCGCCCCGAAAACAAACCTTGCCAGCCGAGACGCTGGGCGAGGAGAAAGAACCTGTACATGCCACTACGCATTAGCCCAGCTCATGTCACAGATGGCAGACAGCCTGGGAAAGCCTAAGCAGTCGTGGCATTGTGCCGTTTGAGGGCTGCACatgtgggagggaggggggggggggggggggcttcagtGGGCGACGCCCACTGTTTAGAAGTGGCGTAAATGTGACCCTTTGTCATGCTACGTTTCTTTCTGCTCCGTTCTTTAGCCTGGCCTCCGTGACCTGTGCTCAAAGTCGGCCCCGTATTGGAGGTGTATGGCTCTGAGTGGAGGCCCGTGCACCCGCTGCAGTTCTCTTGGcccatttagattttttttctttaaaacatGCGACTGACCGAAAGTGATTTTGGCCGGTTCCGATTTTCTTTCTTTAATAACGGAATTATAAATGACAGTATACAGAAACAGTTTTGTTCAATTTGAATGGAAACTTCTTGCCTCTCAACCTAAAAATGTGTACTAGGTTGTAGTTGACAAACTTCCAAAGAAAATAAAGAGCAATGTTTATCCTTTTCTGAAATAAAACAAGTTTACCGGGTAATACAAATAAAGAAATCAAGGCCTTTATGTTGTCAAGATCTAGACCCGGTGCAGTCATCATTTTGCCTATGTGTGCCTGTGTATCTATCATCCTTGTGTTACAAATGTGACTGGCACAGCATCGGTTATATGACACTGTATATGTActctatatatactatataagaGATTATGCTGCAAACCATCCGATTCCAGTCACCGGCCGATCAATTGGTGCATCTCAGTTTTTCTTGCATGCATACTTTTTGGCATTGAAATATTGCATCAGAATTGGTTTGACTTGCTGGACTAATATTGAGTTAGCTGCATACTGAGTTATAATAACTTATTTATGAGGCTGATTTCTAGGTCAGTGGGTATTCTGAGGATAAGCACAGAATGATAAGCCTAGATTTGGACTAAAAGGTAATGTTGATTGTGCTTCTTTGTATAAGGTTATGACTAATCTTGGTCTAAAAACTGGCCAAAATGTATTTGAAACTGTACACAAAGATTATAGCAAAATATAATCCAGCTGCGCCAAGATAAATACTTTGTGACAGAATGATTGTTAGACAAGACAAATGCAACCAACCACATTCATATTTCGTGTAAGGTATGCtgcagcattaaaaaaaacatgtttttaaaagaaaagCACCTGGTTGTTCAGTTAAACCTCCCCTCAGATTATGTCTGCTGAGTTTTATTCCTTAGTCAAGCTCTCACCCTGCCCATTGCCTGCTATGAGCATTTTGACAGTACAGAGTACACATGCACGTTGCAACCCCCTATCGTTTACTACGATTACTGAATTCGGTCCATTTGGCTGATATGCTACCTGCTGAAACCATGAGATCAGGCAGAGCGTGACCATACAACACACTTAATCAGACCTGTAGCTCCCAGCTCCATGTGATTAGCAGGCAgcttgggtggggtggggtgggggctcAAGAGGGATGAAGAGAGCTGGATTAGGTGGATTAGGTGTAATCTGATGCTTGGTGTGCGTCGTCTTGCTCAGCGGTGAGTGGAGGATTCTCAtcaaaatggggaaaaaaatgtTTGATGCTGGTGGAGATGATGGACATTTCTGTTAATTATTGACATTTCACATAAAAATGGCTTGATGGGATCAAAAACTTTAGCTAACCCTAACCAATAATAgtgaaatatataaaaatttAGTCAAACATTGTACTGAAAATGTGATTCCAACCTGAGAGATTGTCAGAATCACAATTAAATGCAAACTTCATGTCCACATGAAGGTCAggagagcagcaggtgtgtggcTTTGGGGCCCTCTGTGCTGTGAGGGGTCATTAcgctgctctgttttctgcagttTGTCGAGGACCTGAACCGCCATGGCTGAGCAGCAGAGGCAGcgcaccctctccacctccggAGAGTCCCTCTACCACGTGCTGGGCGTGGACAAGCTGGCCACCAACGATGATATCAAGAAGTGCTACAGGTGAGGGCCCGGAGCCCACCCGGTCGCTCGGTACTTAAGTAGCCACCAGAGTTTACGCCTCGCTTAATTGGTTGTTTTCATCACGCATTATTCCCCAAAGGAAACTGGCGCTGAAATATCACCCTGACAAGAACCCAGACAATCCCGAGGCGGCCGATAAGTTTAAGGAGATCAACAACGCCCATGCCATCCTGAACGACCCGACCAAGCGTAACATTTACGACAAGTACGGCTCCCTGGGGCTCTACGTGGCCGAGCAGTTTGGGGAGGAGAACGTCAACACGTACTTTGTCCTCTCGAGCTGGTGGGCCAAGGTGAGTTTACATTTACCCCAGAAATTCGGAATTCTTCAAAGCAGACGGAGTGATTTGTGATTAAAGTGTTGTTTGTTTAGCTAACACATGAGGAGGTAGCTTCAGTAGTTGGGTGTAATGGCACAGGCTGAATTCATAGTTTGATGTTTCTCGTCTAGCACTATATATCATTGTTTGTGGTGTTCACTGATCACTGGTCTCTTCTTCTCTTGCAATCATGCGCATCTCTTCTAcctcttctgtctttttgtgCACACTGTCTCCCCCTACAGGCACTGTTTGTGTTCTGCGGGCTGGCTACAGGCTGCTACTTCTGCTGCTGTCTGTGCTGTTGCTGTAACTGTTGCTGTGGAAAGTGCAAACCACGGCCACCTGAAGGACAGGATCAGGAGTTCTACGTCTCTCCTGAAGACCTGGAGGCCCAGCTGCAGTCTGATGAGAGAGGTTAGatgtgtgcgtatgcgtgtaTGTGACAAATGCGTTATCCCGTCTTTTATCACTGTATGCACAATATAAACAGAATTATAAAGACTTTTTAACAGAGCTATAGTGTCATTAATTCACATGCATTTGTTTAATTAAATTTTGCCAACATGATGTTTTTCTGGATATTATATGTGGCATTAAGGCATGAAATTGTGTTAAATTCATTAgcagtagttttttttttactgaacaTGTGTGGAAAAGTGCAAAATCATGTAAACCCGATGTATTTTTTCTTTAAAGCACTGTGTACAATGTGCTGCTGTCATTTTTATCAGCTACTGGGATTTTGATCCCTTCTTGTTTTACACACCAACAGAGGCGGGTGGAGGTGAGCCTATTGTGCTGCAGCCCTCCGCCACAGAGACCACCCAGCTAACGTCTGACGGGCCTCACACCACCTACCGGACCGACACTGGATTCAACTAATGGCCCCGCCCTCTGCCACCTCCACCGTGTGGCCCTCCATCTGCCAATCTGTGCTCCCACCTACACCCAGCCCCACCCCACCATGGTCTGAGGAACTACCAGAGGATCAACTCCTTCGACAACCTAAAAGAAAAAGCCAGCGTTGGAAACGAGAGAAGCCAGTGACGGCGGAACGCAAAGCTGAGCTCTGTCAGACATCTCCCTCCCCTGCCTCCTCACGTTCGCTGTCGCCAGTCATTATTCTTCCAGAGTGGCATACGTGCGCCTCAGTGTAgcttgaaaacaacaaagagagtaaaaaaaaaaaaaaaaaacaacaacaaaaaaaatccacCAGATGTTCGTTCTCCTGTTGTACTCTGATTTTTGACCTTTGAAGTCCAAACTTGCCTTCCCAAGCCTTTCTCCTCTGGCCACACCTGCTCGCTGTCACTGTAGCATGCACCGTTTCCCCACATTGCTAGCTGAGGTCGAACACTTTTATCTTAACAGTGGGTTTATTTATGTACACTCGATCACTCAGAAGGACGGAGGTAGTTCACGAGTGCTGTTTGCTGCCCGATCCCTTGACCTGCGTGTGTATGTAAGGAAGGCCAGATGGGAAGCCAACACTGGTTTTTGGTTATTTCTTTTCCAGCGTA encodes:
- the dnajc5aa gene encoding dnaJ (Hsp40) homolog, subfamily C, member 5aa yields the protein MAEQQRQRTLSTSGESLYHVLGVDKLATNDDIKKCYRKLALKYHPDKNPDNPEAADKFKEINNAHAILNDPTKRNIYDKYGSLGLYVAEQFGEENVNTYFVLSSWWAKALFVFCGLATGCYFCCCLCCCCNCCCGKCKPRPPEGQDQEFYVSPEDLEAQLQSDEREAGGGEPIVLQPSATETTQLTSDGPHTTYRTDTGFN